One window from the genome of Methanosarcinales archaeon encodes:
- a CDS encoding ABC transporter permease, with the protein MFDIILRNLSQRKIRTGLTVFGIGLGIFAVIVMGAMSENFNQTFEKSFALTADKIRVFGASGVFGGSITNSKAAEVRRVPGVNDAYGLLMAPLEEGGGISFTGSQVVGLPPEKSQVVLSPVKVKEGRFLMRGDRYETVVGSSIASQYKLSLGDRLEINDKNFTVVGILEYTGSFFDATAAVPLDIAQDLFEMGDMVSMIFAIPEEGVDGDLLAKRIKISVDGVDTLSPSELEAEAKQNLAIFSVITISAALLAAIIGGLSVMNTMLMSVMERTKEFGILKALGAERRDILLMTVGEATIMGILGGLFGLAAGCAVVYGMNTWLSDQGIVLFLITPRLVIIAMAFAILLGTLSGLYPAIRATRMSPMEALRYE; encoded by the coding sequence TTGTTTGATATAATCCTACGCAATCTATCCCAGAGGAAGATCAGGACCGGTCTGACAGTGTTCGGGATAGGTTTGGGCATTTTTGCTGTAATAGTCATGGGAGCAATGTCTGAGAATTTCAACCAGACATTTGAGAAATCCTTTGCCCTGACAGCTGATAAGATACGTGTCTTTGGTGCCAGCGGGGTATTCGGAGGCAGCATCACAAACAGCAAAGCTGCTGAAGTAAGAAGAGTTCCGGGTGTTAATGATGCCTATGGACTGCTGATGGCTCCTTTAGAAGAAGGTGGTGGTATAAGTTTCACTGGTAGCCAGGTAGTGGGGCTTCCACCTGAAAAATCACAGGTTGTGCTATCACCAGTAAAGGTTAAGGAGGGGAGGTTTTTAATGCGGGGTGACAGGTATGAGACAGTAGTCGGAAGCAGTATAGCCAGCCAGTATAAACTTAGTCTGGGAGACAGGCTTGAGATAAATGATAAGAATTTCACTGTTGTGGGGATTCTGGAATATACTGGCAGTTTCTTTGATGCTACGGCTGCAGTTCCCCTGGACATTGCCCAGGATCTGTTCGAGATGGGCGATATGGTTTCCATGATTTTCGCAATCCCGGAAGAAGGTGTGGATGGTGATCTTTTGGCCAAAAGGATCAAGATCAGTGTAGATGGAGTGGATACTCTCTCACCAAGTGAACTGGAAGCGGAAGCGAAACAAAACCTGGCAATATTCTCGGTCATTACCATCAGTGCAGCTCTTTTAGCTGCTATTATCGGCGGCTTGAGCGTGATGAATACCATGCTTATGTCAGTCATGGAACGTACCAAGGAATTCGGGATCCTAAAGGCATTGGGGGCTGAGAGGCGTGACATTTTATTAATGACAGTCGGAGAAGCTACAATTATGGGTATATTGGGGGGTTTGTTTGGATTGGCTGCCGGGTGTGCAGTGGTTTATGGGATGAATACATGGTTATCTGATCAGGGTATTGTCTTATTCCTTATAACACCCAGGCTGGTTATCATTGCTATGGCATTTGCAATCTTACTTGGGACATTATCCGGGCTATATCCAGCCATCAGGGCCACCAGGATGAGTCCAATGGAGGCGTTGAGATATGAATGA
- the fdhD gene encoding formate dehydrogenase accessory sulfurtransferase FdhD translates to MYKKEYETIKISDSGALESKFIAAIEETIELYVNNKRIASILATPEQLKQLAVGYLVCEGIVRTRSEIEDVRIDNNRIFTRIAQNDHFDLWFEIRSSGCIGINWEHNEDVKVQSNTRFNPAIIKKSLHYMESDIYQLTRGTHAACIIDKLGNCVASAVDVGRHNAIDKAIGQALIDEFDPGQHFLLSTGRQPAGMILKAARAGIPMVVTKTAPLNSGIETARKTGICLVGFATRESLTVFANPQRLDGLTD, encoded by the coding sequence ATGTATAAAAAAGAATATGAGACAATTAAGATAAGTGATTCTGGTGCTCTGGAATCTAAATTTATTGCTGCCATAGAGGAAACCATTGAACTCTATGTCAACAATAAACGTATTGCATCCATTTTAGCAACACCCGAGCAGCTTAAACAACTTGCAGTGGGATATCTGGTATGTGAAGGAATCGTCCGGACACGATCTGAAATTGAAGATGTCAGGATTGATAATAATAGGATTTTTACCCGGATCGCACAAAATGACCATTTCGATTTATGGTTCGAGATACGCTCATCAGGGTGTATAGGTATAAACTGGGAACATAACGAGGACGTTAAAGTACAATCAAATACACGTTTTAATCCTGCCATAATCAAAAAATCATTGCATTATATGGAATCAGATATCTATCAATTGACCAGAGGCACCCACGCTGCCTGCATTATTGACAAATTAGGCAATTGTGTGGCAAGTGCTGTTGATGTGGGCCGCCATAATGCTATTGATAAAGCCATTGGACAGGCTCTAATCGATGAATTTGATCCTGGACAGCATTTCCTTCTATCTACGGGACGCCAGCCGGCAGGTATGATCTTAAAAGCAGCCAGGGCAGGAATTCCCATGGTTGTGACCAAAACTGCACCATTAAATAGCGGTATTGAAACTGCCAGAAAGACTGGTATTTGTCTGGTGGGTTTTGCTACTCGCGAAAGCTTAACTGTGTTTGCAAATCCACAGCGTCTGGACGGTTTAACTGATTAA
- a CDS encoding carbon-nitrogen family hydrolase, giving the protein MIYPDLLEYLFTYTIKRLFVITAIVQMDVLHCQKEVNLERAIDYINKTKAEIIVFPEVFTTGFCYDRIDELAESDPFPTIGRLRQVSKENEIIIIGSIIVSGPGIKYYNLGFVLDKGDLAGTYRKIHPFGTEKEYFHKGDSIKLISTSRGKIGLMICYDIRFPEMARKLALDGADILITVAQFPSRRQDHWDILIRARAIENQVPHLACNRIGSDPHNDFEGGSAVIDAWGNVLANAGDEEGIITAKIDLEETKRVRKKISCFLDRQEELY; this is encoded by the coding sequence ATGATTTATCCCGATTTACTGGAATATTTATTTACTTATACCATAAAGAGATTGTTTGTGATCACAGCAATCGTACAGATGGATGTACTTCACTGCCAAAAGGAAGTAAATCTTGAACGAGCCATAGATTATATTAATAAAACCAAAGCAGAAATAATCGTGTTTCCTGAAGTTTTTACTACAGGATTTTGTTATGATAGAATCGACGAGTTGGCTGAGTCAGATCCTTTTCCTACGATCGGGAGATTAAGACAGGTCTCAAAAGAGAATGAAATCATTATAATTGGCTCCATCATTGTTTCCGGGCCAGGAATTAAGTATTATAACCTGGGTTTTGTACTGGATAAAGGAGACCTTGCTGGCACTTACCGCAAAATCCATCCCTTCGGAACCGAAAAAGAATATTTCCATAAGGGCGACAGCATTAAACTGATCAGCACTTCCAGAGGTAAAATTGGACTCATGATATGTTATGATATCAGATTCCCTGAAATGGCCCGAAAACTGGCTCTGGATGGTGCCGACATTCTTATCACTGTAGCCCAGTTCCCATCCAGACGGCAGGATCACTGGGATATATTGATCCGTGCCAGAGCTATTGAGAACCAGGTCCCTCATCTGGCCTGCAACCGGATAGGGTCTGATCCCCACAACGATTTTGAGGGGGGTTCTGCTGTGATCGATGCCTGGGGAAATGTGCTTGCCAATGCAGGAGATGAAGAAGGAATTATTACTGCAAAAATTGATTTGGAAGAGACAAAGCGCGTCAGAAAAAAAATATCTTGTTTTTTGGATCGGCAGGAAGAATTGTATTGA